One region of Drosophila teissieri strain GT53w chromosome 2L, Prin_Dtei_1.1, whole genome shotgun sequence genomic DNA includes:
- the LOC122624614 gene encoding uncharacterized protein LOC122624614, giving the protein MPMKHSPRRSPRLDVGGAPATATTTATATGKPASSASVAGDRQRPQTPKESGVAASEAASNLQPAATGQLTDSTTVQVAALMERIAHLESELVKARANEGHAEAARDPVGVGARGVGVSGTANTPPCLSETVPCLRAAPRQGSSESLPRQIMSDNLQPELGVTPSLDAQLPAQLSASLPPQLSGNLAPTLGGHWANGQPVTRSCTTTTVSYSPPFCVTATAQPERGYVHPPREPTHNLEVSTPSPLSYGMAATSIPGWTPRRLPDLPEFEGQPEEWPIFLCAFTETTAAYQCTDLENNQRLVKALKGEARAAVKSLLIHPSNVQAVMEQLRFRYGRPELLIRSQLESVRDVQPIQEANIARIVPFATRVSNLAAFLQSTTTGSQHLGNPTLMEELIAKLPVSKRLDWAKHAATIQPYPTVVHLSEWLHEFAKLVCTVTDVGIKEHPRRRVLHANSVREEERYADRPRCCPLCEGQHSIKDCKEFNRASTTRRIESAKRLRLCFSCLEYGHMARFCTKDRGCNVYGCRMRHHYLLHDPAGHPRRPPVADGGRRRDQRSSQDRQLYRDSGRRIRMPQSVDSNEKSLPTSAAVIDAGRKEDERRSTCDRQELSHRNLSCVDSDGGHLLFRILPVTLYGENTQVDTYALLDEGSSVTLIDDELIRSLNLRGESRQLNVQWFGGKSVKEHTRMVSLQISAAGKPKRHALKNVYGVANLSLPMQSLRREDVKAAGARSLAHLGIPFRTRSYGSGGPYAAATPLGWVVYGPVKGKASSPLQRSCLLAVPQDNLLEKMVSDYFEIESFGVKPAQPVAAGGVELAPSVADDGNARALSILEETTKRVGRRYETGLLWRDDEVRLPESYSMALNRLVNIERKMKRDVDFARAYKGIMDDYVKKGYARRLEPQEVQRSQEGKVWYLPHFGVENPNKPGKIRLVFDAAAKVNGVSLNSALMKGPQRYKPLPAVLFHFREGAVGVCADIKEMFHQVLMQPKDRCAQRFLWRNGEDRREPDIYEMQVMTFGAACSPCSADYVKTVNASQYSSTDPRAVLAINEYHYVDDYVDSFPSEEEAIAVSSRVRDIHAEAGFNLCRFTSSSASVVRALNPLESIASVRWTEAEEKVLGMYWQPATDDFKFGVKYHRVPRSVMTGERVPTKREFLSLVMSTFDPIGFLSCYMVTAKVLMREIWRRGVGWDEPLPDTLAAAFESWRQGMKKIEEFRCPRYYFGDGRVRTLQLHIFVDSSQSAFAAAAYWRATYASGDVQAHFICSKTKCAPMRTMSIPRLELQAAVLGTRLMDTVKQEHGVAISSCVLWTDSKTVLHWISSTHRRYKQFVGNRVTEILESTEASQWRWIPSAENVADDATRPRECVDLSIGSRWLSGPPFLRGSEESWPRSREDWNPPTPDEEEMKCEFALVMANFISLQRFSSYNRLVRSTAWVLRFIRRCRGLRSVREDHGLTSMECAEAERTLIRQSQREAFAVDSHGKAAKGSRLYGLSPYFDKDGVMRASGRIDDAACVPYSARRPIILSHEEALAEMIVQHHHEKMCHQNVEATIGAIRQKFWITNLRRLLRKVMSNCNVCKLRKARPTQPEMGPLPEDRLEANGWPFKYTGLDYFGPLFVTVGRHTEKRWVALFTCLTTRAIHLEMAHDLSTDSCIIAMRNFMSRRGPVVRIRSDNGKNFVGADREARKFSEVFEPAKIQGELSSKGIEWIFNCPANPAEGGVWERMVQCVKKVLAHTIKELAPKEHVLENLLIEAESIVNSRPLTHLPVTVDQEAPLTPNDLLKGVPDVPDLPKDNGQESNGCATRKQWRIARMMRDRFWKRWVHEYLPTLVRRERWCKHVEPIRRGDLVFICDPAIPRREWKRGVVEEVFTGRDGIPRRAAVRTNDRAKTMMRPASRLAVLDVVKASASRGWGCRGTV; this is encoded by the exons ATGCCAATGAAGCATTCGCCCCGGCGGAGCCCCAGACTGGATGTCGGGGGTGCTCCCGCAACTGCGACCACCACGGCCACAGCAACTGGCAAGCCGGCCAGCTCTGCGAGTGTGGCTGGTGATCGGCAGCGGCCACAGACTCCGAAGGAAAGTGGAGTAGCCGCCAGTGAAGCGGCAAGTAACCTGCAGCCCGCAGCTACGGGGCAGCTTACGGACTCCACGACTGTACAAGTGGCGGCCCTCATGGAAAGGATCGCACATCTAGAGTCGGAGCTGGTGAAGGCAAGGGCAAATGAAGGGCATGCAGAGGCCGCCAGGGATCCCGTTGGAGTCGGGGCACGCGGCGTTGGAGTGAGCGGTACGGCGAATACACCGCCATGTTTGAGTGAAACGGTGCCATGTCTGAGAGCAGCACCACGGCAGGGCTCGAGTGAGAGCCTGCCCAGGCAGATTATGAGTGACAATCTGCAACCGGAGCTTGGAGTGACGCCATCTTTGGATGCGCAGTTGCCGGCACAATTGAGTGCAAGTTTGCCGCCACAATTGAGTGGAAATTTGGCGCCGACGCTTGGCGGCCATTGGGCAAACGGGCAACCTGTCACACGGAGttgtacaacaacaacagtgagCTATTCTCCGCCATTTTGTGTTACCGCCACGGCGCAGCCTGAACGAGGTTATGTTCACCCGCCACGGGAGCCAACACACAATTTGGAGGTATCAACGCCATCGCCCCTATCATATGGAATGGCGGCGACGAGCATACCTGGATGGACGCCACGCAGACTGCCTGATCTTCCCGAGTTTGAGGGTCAGCCAGAGGAATGGCCAATATTCTTGTGCGCGTTCACGGAGACAACGGCAGCTTACCAGTGTACAGATTTGGAGAATAACCAGAGGCTAGTGAAAGCCCTGAAGGGTGAAGCCCGAGCAGCTGTGAAGTCGCTGCTCATCCACCCCAGCAATGTGCAAGCTGTTATGGAGCAGCTACGATTCCGGTATGGACGTCCGGAGCTTTTGATCCGTAGCCAACTGGAGAGCGTGCGCGATGTGCAGCCAATACAGGAGGCCAACATCGCAAGGATCGTGCCGTTCGCCACAAGGGTGAGCAACCTGGCAGCGTTCCTGCAGTCAACCACGACCGGCAGCCAGCACTTAGGGAATCCAACCCTAATGGAGGAGCTGATCGCCAAGTTGCCTGTGAGCAAGAGGTTGGACTGGGCGAAGCACGCGGCTACGATACAGCCATATCCGACAGTGGTGCATCTAAGCGAGTGGCTTCATGAATTCGCTAAATTGGTGTGCACTGTCACGGACGTCGGAATCAAGGAGCACCCGAGACGAAGGGTATTGCACGCGAATAGTGTTCGCGAGGAGGAGCGGTATGCAGACCGCCCCAGATGTTGCCCCTTGTGTGAGGGACAACACAGCATCAAGGACTGCAAGGAATTCAACCGAGCTTCTACAACGAGGCGGATCGAGTCCGCGAAGAGGTTGAGGTTATGTTTTTCGTGTCTGGAGTATGGACATATGGCCCGGTTCTGCACGAAGGATCGAGGATGCAACGTCTACGGATGCCGGATGAGGCATCATTACCTACTCCATGACCCAGCTGGACATCCCAGACGACCGCCAGTCGCAGATGGAGGCCGCAGGAGGGATCAGCGGAGCAGTCAAGACCGGCAGCTGTACAGAGACAGCGGCCGACGGATACGAATGCCACAGTCAGTGGATTCCAACGAGAAGAGCCTGCCTACGTCAGCTGCAGTTATAGACGCGGGACGTAAGGAGGATGAGAGGCGATCGACATGCGACCGCCAGGAATTATCGCACCGGAACTTGAGTTGTGTCGATTCGGATGGAGGTCACCTGCTGTTCCGGATTTTGCCCGTGACGTTGTACGGGGAGAATACGCAGGTCGACACCTACGCACTGCTGGATGAAGGTTCGTCCGTCACGCTCATTGACGACGAGCTCATCCGCAGCCTGAACCTGAGAGGCGAGAGTCGACAACTAAATGTGCAATGGTTCGGCGGAAAATCCGTCAAAGAGCACACAAGGATGGTTAGCCTGCAGATCAGCGCAGCGGGCAAGCCGAAGCGCCATGCGCTGAAGAATGTGTACGGAGTAGCAAACCTGAGTCTCCCGATGCAGAGCTTGCGTCGAGAGGATGTGAAGGCAGCGGGCGCGA GATCCTTGGCGCACCTAGGAATACCCTTCAGAACCAGGAGCTATGGATCTGGAGGGCCATACGCAGCAGCCACGCCACTTGGGTGGGTGGTATATGGACCGGTGAAAGGAAAGGCAAGTTCACCGCTTCAGAGATCGTGCCTCCTAGCCGTGCCACAGGATAATCTTCTGGAGAAGATGGTCAGCGATTACTTCGAGATCGAGAGTTTCGGAGTGAAGCCGGCACAGCCAGTCGCAGCTGGCGGAGTGGAGCTGGCGCCGTCAGTCGCAGATGACGGCAACGCACGGGCCCTGAGTATCCTGGAGGAGACGACTAAGCGAGTAGGCCGACGATACGAGACTGGGCTGCTATGGAGAGACGACGAGGTGAGACTGCCAGAGAGCTACAGTATGGCACTCAACAGACTTGTCAACATTGAGCGGAAAATGAAGCGCGATGTGGACTTCGCGCGGGCCTACAAAGGAATTATGGACGATTACGTCAAGAAGGGTTACGCACGACGACTGGAGCCCCAGGAAGTCCAGAGGTCCCAGGAAGGCAAGGTATGGTACCTGCCGCACTTCGGAGTAGAGAACCCGAACAAGCCTGGAAAAATCCGGCTGGTTTTCGACGCGGCTGCCAAGGTGAACGGAGTGTCCCTGAACTCAGCGCTGATGAAAGGCCCACAGCGCTACAAACCCCTCCCAGCGGTGCTCTTCCATTTCCGGGAAGGAGCAGTTGGGGTTTGTGCCGACATCAAGGAGATGTTTCATCAGGTATTGATGCAGCCAAAGGACAGATGTGCCCAGAGGTTCCTATGGAGGAACGGAGAAGATCGTCGGGAGCCCGACATATACGAGATGCAGGTGATGACGTTTGGAGCGGCCTGCTCACCATGCTCGGCGGATTATGTGAAGACCGTGAATGCTTCGCAGTATAGCAGCACGGATCCGCGAGCAGTCCTGGCGATCAACGAGTATCACTACGTGGATGACTACGTCGACAGTTTCCCCAGTGAAGAAGAAGCTATCGCCGTCTCGTCACGGGTGAGAGATATACATGCAGAAGCTGGTTTTAATTTGTGTCGATTTACTTCCAGTTCGGCAAGTGTGGTCAGAGCGTTGAACCCACTTGAATCCATCGCTAGCGTTAGATGGACCGAAGCTGAGGAGAAGGTACTAGGAATGTACTGGCAGCCAGCTACAGATGACTTCAAGTTCGGCGTCAAATACCATCGAGTCCCAAGAAGTGTGATGACAGGAGAACGCGTCCCTACGAAGAGGGAGTTCCTGAGCCTGGTCATGTCCACGTTCGACCCGATTGGGTTTTTGAGCTGCTACATGGTGACCGCTAAAGTACTAATGCGAGAGATTTGGCGGAGAGGAGTCGGCTGGGACGAGCCGCTACCAGACACGTTGGCCGCAGCCTTTGAGAGCTGGCGGCAAGGGATGAAGAAGATCGAAGAATTCCGATGTCCACGCTACTATTTCGGCGATGGACGAGTGCGGACACTACAGCTGCATATCTTCGTGGATTCAAGCCAGTCGGCGTTCGCAGCAGCGGCCTATTGGCGGGCCACATACGCAAGCGGAGATGTGCAGGCGCATTTCATATGTTCGAAGACGAAGTGCGCTCCGATGAGGACTATGTCAATCCCGCGACTGGAACTTCAAGCAGCAGTATTAGGAACGAGACTGATGGACACCGTCAAGCAAGAGCACGGTGTGGCGATCAGCAGCTGCGTACTATGGACGGATTCTAAGACTGTGCTGCACTGGATAAGCAGCACCCACCGGAGATACAAGCAATTCGTCGGAAACCGGGTGACAGAGATCTTAGAATCCACGGAGGCGTCCCAATGGAGATGGATTCCGTCTGCCGAAAACGTGGCAGATGACGCGACAAGGCCGCGCGAGTGCGTGGACCTGTCCATTGGATCGCGGTGGCTGAGTGGTCCACCATTCTTACGAGGATCAGAAGAAAGCTGGCCGAGATCGCGCGAGGACTGGAATCCCCCGACGCCAGATGAAGAGGAGATGAAATGTGAGTTTGCCCTAGTCATGGCGAACTTTATATCGTTACAGAGATTTTCAAGTTACAACCGATTGGTGAGGAGCACCGCATGGGTGCTCAGATTTATTCGACGATGTCGTGGACTACGTAGCGTTCGAGAGGACCACGGACTGACGTCGATGGAGTGCGCTGAGGCAGAGCGCACACTGATAAGGCAATCACAGCGAGAAGCGTTTGCCGTGGACAGCCATGGAAAGGCCGCCAAGGGCAGCCGACTGTATGGGTTGTCACCGTACTTCGACAAGGACGGAGTGATGAGAGCCAGCGGAAGGATCGACGACGCGGCGTGTGTGCCATACAGCGCGCGACGGCCGATCATACTGTCTCACGAAGAGGCACTGGCGGAGATGATCGTGCAGCATCACCACGAGAAGATGTGCCACCAAAACGTGGAGGCAACTATTGGAGCGATCCGGCAGAAGTTCTGGATTACGAACTTAAGGAGGCTGCTACGGAAGGTGATGAGCAACTGCAATGTATGCAAGCTGCGGAAGGCGCGGCCTACGCAGCCAGAGATGGGTCCCCTGCCAGAGGACCGGCTGGAAGCCAACGGATGGCCATTTAAGTATACCGGCCTGGACTATTTTGGACCGCTATTTGTGACTGTTGGACGTCACACAGAGAAAAGGTGGGTGGCATTGTTTACGTGTCTAACCACAAGGGCTATCCACTTGGAGATGGCCCACGATTTGTCTACAGATTCCTGTATAATCGCCATGAGGAACTTCATGAGCCGCCGTGGACCGGTGGTCAGGATAAGGAGCGACAACGGGAAGAACTTCGTTGGAGCCGACAGAGAGGCCAGGAAGTTCAGCGAAGTGTTTGAGCCTGCAAAGATCCAGGGCGAGCTGTCGTCCAAAGGAATCGAATGGATCTTCAATTGCCCGGCGAACCCAGCTGAGGGAGGCGTCTGGGAAAGGATGGTGCAGTGCGTGAAGAAGGTGCTGGCGCACACAATCAAGGAGCTCGCGCCCAAGGAGCACGTACTGGAGAACCTGTTGATTGAGGCGGAGAGTATAGTGAACTCTCGTCCGCTCACTCATCTACCAGTGACGGTGGACCAGGAGGCTCCACTGACACCCAACGATCTGCTGAAAGGAGTACCCGATGTTCCGGATCTTCCCAAGGATAATGGACAGGAGTCCAACGGATGCGCTACCAGGAAGCAGTGGCGCATAGCGAGAATGATGCGGGATCGATTCTGGAAGAGATGGGTGCATGAGTACCTGCCAACGCTTGTGCGCAGGGAGAGATGGTGCAAGCATGTCGAGCCCATTCGTCGAGGAGACCTGGTGTTCATATGTGATCCGGCCATACCACGAAGAGAGTGGAAGCGAGGCGTCGTGGAAGAGGTGTTCACCGGAAGAGATGGAATCCCTCGTCGAGCGGCGGTGCGGACTAACGATCGAGCCAAGACGATGATGCGTCCCGCTTCGAGGCTAGCTGTCCTGGACGTGGTGAAGGCGAGTGCTTCACGGGGGTGGGGATGTCGCGGAACGGTTTAG